A stretch of Paenibacillus mucilaginosus 3016 DNA encodes these proteins:
- a CDS encoding MBL fold metallo-hydrolase: protein MPEERKPNTGAPVTSHDGILQVKVPLPFPLRWVNAYLVPGEAGWTLIDPGLRTEAAEGLWETVLADQGIGWRSIERIVLTHHHPDHYGLAGWFQERTGAPVFLSETGLRQVRLLWGEGQPMTGQLMELFRRHGLPEELDGPMRGHMDGFVPSVSPQPQVTAIRAGEPFRLGDALYETIETPGHAAGHIIFFRPETGIMFCGDHVLPQISPNVSYLPGGIDENPLASYLASLADIARCEVRLAFPGHREPFAHLARRAQELLAHHDERLKAMQALVGEGGTAYEVCRASFGDRLTLHQLRFALAETLAHLIWLREAGRLRETEADGRVRYEPLQLTV, encoded by the coding sequence ATGCCGGAAGAACGCAAACCAAACACCGGTGCACCGGTAACCTCCCACGACGGGATTCTCCAGGTCAAGGTGCCCCTGCCGTTCCCGCTGCGCTGGGTGAACGCGTATCTGGTGCCGGGAGAGGCGGGCTGGACCCTGATCGATCCGGGCCTGCGCACCGAAGCGGCCGAGGGGCTCTGGGAGACCGTGCTGGCGGATCAGGGCATCGGCTGGCGCAGCATCGAACGGATCGTGCTGACGCATCACCACCCGGATCATTACGGTCTCGCCGGCTGGTTCCAGGAGCGCACCGGCGCGCCGGTCTTCCTCTCGGAGACGGGGCTCCGGCAGGTGCGCCTGCTCTGGGGCGAGGGACAGCCGATGACGGGCCAGCTCATGGAGCTGTTCCGCCGGCACGGTCTGCCTGAAGAGCTGGACGGGCCGATGCGCGGGCATATGGACGGCTTCGTGCCGTCCGTGTCGCCCCAGCCGCAGGTTACGGCGATCCGGGCCGGAGAACCCTTCCGGCTCGGGGATGCGCTCTACGAGACGATTGAGACGCCAGGCCATGCGGCAGGGCATATCATCTTCTTCCGGCCGGAGACCGGCATCATGTTCTGCGGCGATCATGTGCTGCCGCAGATCTCGCCGAACGTGAGCTACCTGCCCGGCGGCATCGACGAGAACCCGCTGGCGAGCTATCTGGCCAGCCTCGCGGACATCGCGCGCTGCGAAGTCCGGCTCGCGTTCCCGGGCCACCGGGAGCCGTTCGCCCATCTGGCGCGCCGGGCACAGGAGCTCCTCGCGCATCACGATGAGCGTCTGAAGGCGATGCAGGCCCTTGTCGGCGAGGGCGGCACGGCCTATGAAGTATGCCGTGCCTCGTTCGGCGACCGGCTTACGCTCCATCAGCTGCGCTTCGCCTTGGCGGAGACGCTGGCGCACCTGATCTGGCTGCGCGAAGCGGGCCGGCTGCGGGAGACGGAGGCGGACGGGCGGGTGCGGTACGAGCCTCTGCAGCTCACCGTATAA
- a CDS encoding class I SAM-dependent methyltransferase has translation MVQEQMEQEPWYEKSFGRDYLLVYKHRDMQGAYEEVRRMMEWLELPEGSEVLDLCCGMGRHSKALHSFGFRVTGVDLSEVLLEEAVKGDPAGEVRWLRGDMRDVPLEGPFDAVVNLFTSFGYFDDEGDNMRVLREIHRLLAPGGRFIIDYLNPSYVEEHLVPASAREEEGIRIEEKRRIEDGFVKKTIVLRDLQGGEEREYREQVRLIPQERFLAMLQEACLEVDAVYGGYDAEPYREAGSKRMIFVGRRRA, from the coding sequence ATGGTACAGGAACAAATGGAGCAGGAACCATGGTATGAAAAAAGCTTCGGGCGGGACTATCTGCTCGTTTACAAGCATCGGGATATGCAGGGGGCGTACGAAGAGGTGCGCCGCATGATGGAATGGCTCGAGCTTCCGGAAGGCTCCGAGGTGCTCGACCTCTGCTGCGGGATGGGACGCCATTCGAAGGCGCTTCACTCGTTCGGTTTCCGGGTGACGGGCGTCGACCTGTCGGAGGTGCTTCTGGAGGAAGCGGTCAAGGGAGATCCGGCGGGCGAGGTGCGCTGGCTGCGGGGGGATATGCGCGACGTGCCGCTCGAAGGCCCCTTCGATGCCGTCGTCAATCTCTTCACCTCGTTCGGGTACTTCGACGACGAGGGGGACAACATGCGGGTGCTCCGCGAAATTCACCGGCTGCTCGCGCCGGGAGGGCGGTTCATCATCGATTATCTGAACCCTTCCTATGTAGAGGAGCATCTGGTGCCCGCTTCGGCGCGTGAGGAAGAGGGTATCCGCATCGAAGAGAAGCGGCGGATCGAGGACGGCTTCGTCAAAAAGACGATTGTGCTCCGGGATCTCCAGGGCGGAGAGGAACGGGAATATCGCGAGCAGGTGCGGTTGATTCCTCAGGAGCGGTTCCTGGCTATGCTGCAGGAAGCCTGTCTCGAGGTGGATGCCGTCTATGGGGGCTACGATGCGGAGCCTTACCGGGAAGCCGGCTCGAAGCGGATGATCTTTGTAGGGCGGAGGAGAGCTTAG
- a CDS encoding XTP/dITP diphosphatase, with protein MRQLGTEVVIATRNAGKVREFAALFGQQGIAVKSLLDYPSIPDIPEDGETFAANALIKARAVAQHLGVSALADDSGLCVDRLGGAPGVYSARYAGEPSDDAANNRKLLEELRRLGPAGEPASGGPALLSPARFVCAMALVDAEGRTAAEVEGTCEGAIIGEPRGAGGFGYDPLFYVPELGRTLSELAMEEKNKLSHRGQALRRLMDVLKGGAPSA; from the coding sequence ATGCGGCAGCTCGGAACTGAAGTCGTCATCGCGACCCGGAACGCCGGCAAGGTCCGGGAATTCGCGGCCCTCTTCGGACAGCAGGGGATTGCGGTGAAGAGCCTGCTCGACTATCCGTCGATTCCCGATATTCCGGAAGACGGGGAGACCTTCGCGGCGAATGCGCTGATCAAGGCAAGAGCCGTGGCACAGCATCTCGGCGTATCGGCGCTGGCCGATGACTCCGGGCTGTGCGTCGACCGGCTCGGCGGGGCGCCGGGCGTGTATTCGGCCCGCTATGCCGGCGAGCCCTCGGACGATGCGGCGAACAACCGCAAGCTGCTCGAAGAGCTGCGCCGCCTCGGCCCCGCCGGGGAGCCGGCGAGCGGGGGGCCGGCGCTGCTGAGCCCGGCCCGCTTCGTCTGCGCAATGGCGCTGGTCGACGCCGAAGGGCGGACCGCCGCCGAGGTCGAAGGCACATGCGAAGGCGCGATTATCGGGGAGCCGCGCGGCGCGGGCGGCTTCGGCTACGATCCACTCTTCTATGTGCCGGAGCTCGGCCGCACGCTCTCGGAGCTGGCGATGGAGGAGAAGAACAAGCTCAGCCACAGGGGACAGGCCCTGCGCAGGCTGATGGACGTCCTGAAGGGCGGCGCTCCTTCCGCCTGA
- the rph gene encoding ribonuclease PH — protein MRNDGRKADETRPLTITAHYNKHAEGSVLIEMGDTKVICTATVEERVPPFMKGQGKGWVTAEYSMLPRATNVRNQREAAKGKLGGRTMEIQRLIGRALRSVVSLEALGERSVTLDCDVIQADGGTRTTSITGAFVAMVFAMDKIAREKNLSRFPVNDFLASVSVGVIGETPYLDLNYEEDSKAKVDMNVVMTGGGAFVEVQGTGEEAPFTRRELDELLGLAEGGILGVIEEQKRVLGPIADKIKGASHAAARN, from the coding sequence ATGAGAAACGATGGCAGAAAAGCGGATGAAACGAGACCTTTAACGATTACCGCCCATTATAATAAACATGCCGAAGGCTCGGTTCTGATCGAAATGGGAGATACCAAAGTCATCTGTACGGCAACCGTGGAGGAGCGGGTTCCCCCATTCATGAAGGGCCAGGGCAAAGGCTGGGTTACAGCGGAGTACTCGATGCTGCCGCGGGCGACGAATGTCCGGAACCAGCGCGAGGCGGCGAAGGGCAAGCTCGGCGGCCGGACGATGGAGATTCAGCGGCTGATCGGCCGGGCGCTGCGGAGCGTGGTCAGTCTGGAGGCGCTCGGGGAGCGTTCGGTCACGCTGGACTGCGACGTCATTCAAGCGGACGGGGGAACACGCACCACCTCGATCACCGGCGCCTTCGTGGCGATGGTCTTCGCGATGGACAAGATCGCCCGCGAGAAGAACCTGAGCCGGTTCCCGGTGAATGATTTCCTGGCTTCCGTCTCGGTCGGAGTGATCGGAGAGACCCCTTATCTCGACCTCAACTATGAAGAGGATTCGAAAGCCAAAGTCGATATGAACGTCGTCATGACGGGCGGCGGGGCCTTCGTGGAAGTGCAGGGCACAGGCGAAGAAGCGCCGTTCACCCGCAGGGAGCTCGACGAGCTGCTGGGTCTGGCCGAAGGCGGCATCCTGGGTGTGATCGAGGAGCAGAAGCGGGTGCTTGGCCCGATCGCCGACAAGATCAAGGGGGCTTCCCATGCGGCAGCTCGGAACTGA
- a CDS encoding copper amine oxidase N-terminal domain-containing protein encodes MKKLTFTVLSSVVAASLIASAAVAAPKEGKGSSKGVSSENTQEKSTETTTKAASEKQLKVKVKEEEAVTVTEDTYGKGKGKGKVPPGLQRAYENNKDKPSGAVLGALLQKYGVEVQTPEELTTLAEELEVQGETETAVEVQKEAVKADLKNLKLYKKLAQLQKKLGQAEGIKAFVNGVEPKFEVAPFIKDGSTLVPFRAIAESLQAEVAWNAEERSVTVTRGETVVKLFIGSTTAIVNGEEVTLEVAAQIENGSTVIPVRFVSESLNADVQWEPESQSVVIVDETIAAEETAAEETVTEEAAAEEAAAAETTTEEAAAVDAAAETTTEASTETATETTTETTTETTTETTTDTAIQF; translated from the coding sequence GTGAAAAAGCTGACTTTTACCGTTCTGTCGTCTGTTGTTGCCGCCTCTCTGATCGCTTCCGCTGCTGTGGCAGCGCCGAAAGAAGGCAAAGGCTCTTCCAAGGGTGTAAGCAGTGAGAATACCCAGGAAAAGAGCACGGAAACTACCACGAAAGCTGCAAGCGAGAAGCAGCTGAAAGTGAAAGTGAAAGAAGAAGAGGCTGTAACGGTAACCGAGGACACGTACGGCAAGGGTAAAGGCAAAGGCAAAGTGCCTCCAGGGCTGCAGCGCGCGTATGAGAACAACAAGGACAAGCCGTCCGGTGCGGTTCTGGGCGCTCTCCTTCAGAAGTACGGCGTAGAAGTACAGACGCCGGAAGAATTGACGACGCTCGCCGAGGAGCTCGAAGTGCAGGGCGAGACGGAAACGGCTGTCGAAGTGCAGAAGGAAGCCGTGAAGGCGGACCTGAAGAACCTCAAGCTGTACAAGAAGCTGGCCCAGCTCCAGAAGAAGCTTGGACAAGCTGAAGGCATCAAAGCCTTCGTCAACGGCGTAGAGCCGAAGTTCGAAGTAGCGCCGTTCATTAAAGACGGCAGCACGCTGGTACCATTCCGCGCGATTGCCGAGTCCCTGCAGGCGGAAGTGGCCTGGAATGCGGAAGAGCGCTCCGTTACCGTTACCCGCGGTGAGACGGTCGTGAAGCTGTTCATCGGCAGCACGACAGCCATCGTGAACGGGGAAGAGGTAACGCTGGAAGTGGCTGCACAGATCGAGAACGGTTCGACGGTCATCCCTGTCCGTTTCGTGAGCGAGTCCCTGAACGCTGATGTTCAGTGGGAGCCGGAATCCCAGAGCGTTGTTATCGTAGACGAGACGATCGCAGCTGAAGAAACGGCAGCCGAAGAGACCGTTACGGAAGAAGCGGCAGCCGAAGAAGCGGCGGCAGCTGAAACGACGACGGAAGAGGCCGCTGCAGTGGATGCGGCAGCTGAAACGACGACGGAAGCTTCTACTGAAACAGCGACAGAAACAACAACAGAAACAACGACAGAAACAACAACAGAAACAACGACGGATACAGCGATTCAATTCTAA
- a CDS encoding phosphatidylglycerophosphatase A — protein sequence MNPYSLNSKKVAEASRAWLEERGVTVEDITELTFFLQNGYYDSLTPEECRESVEQVLSKREVQNAILTGIQLDKLSEEGKLLSPLQEMVENDESLYGCDEVLALSIVNVYGSIGFTNFGYIDKSKPGIIGRLNDKRGEHKHTFLDDIVGAIAAAAASRIAHRKQAQKEAALEPVT from the coding sequence ATGAATCCCTACAGCTTGAACAGCAAGAAGGTTGCCGAAGCCTCAAGAGCCTGGCTCGAGGAGCGGGGCGTTACGGTGGAAGATATTACGGAGCTGACGTTTTTCCTGCAGAACGGATATTACGACTCCCTGACGCCCGAAGAATGCCGCGAGAGCGTCGAGCAGGTCCTCTCCAAGCGGGAAGTGCAGAATGCGATTCTCACCGGCATTCAACTCGATAAGCTGTCGGAGGAAGGCAAACTGCTCTCCCCGCTGCAGGAGATGGTCGAGAATGACGAGAGCCTGTACGGCTGCGACGAGGTGCTCGCCCTCTCGATCGTCAATGTATACGGAAGCATCGGCTTTACCAACTTCGGCTACATCGATAAGTCAAAGCCGGGCATCATCGGGAGGCTCAATGACAAGAGGGGCGAGCATAAGCATACGTTCCTCGACGATATCGTCGGAGCCATTGCGGCGGCGGCCGCATCCCGCATCGCCCACCGCAAGCAGGCCCAAAAGGAAGCGGCGCTCGAGCCGGTTACCTGA
- a CDS encoding sensor domain-containing diguanylate cyclase, whose amino-acid sequence MENRLHGLIPEAWYPRALQQSPDWLWFVDQDGEEPLGVAPADNAGARLSGRVYAADLPELEDACVELVRDGRAFTLDFRVVLRSGRLLWLEGKGYPLEDGHAVIAARDITAFKQQEERLSRLAYYDALTGLPNRRLFQDRFMQALYMAKRYHHKLAVLYLDMDDFKQVNDSFGHAAGDELLILAASRLSHSIREPDTVCRLGGDEFVLLLQQFEIKEDILKIGRRIGDALSQPFDIGGRGIRISSSIGASFYPDDGKDLDTLLKCADAAMYASKQRGKNRLELFSEP is encoded by the coding sequence ATGGAAAACCGTCTGCATGGACTCATTCCGGAAGCTTGGTATCCCCGGGCACTTCAGCAGTCGCCGGATTGGCTGTGGTTCGTGGATCAGGATGGAGAGGAGCCGCTTGGCGTCGCTCCCGCCGACAATGCCGGTGCCAGGCTGTCCGGCCGGGTCTATGCCGCCGATCTTCCCGAACTCGAGGACGCCTGCGTGGAGCTAGTACGGGACGGCAGGGCCTTCACGCTCGACTTTCGCGTAGTGCTCCGCAGCGGCAGACTGCTCTGGCTCGAAGGCAAGGGCTATCCGCTGGAGGATGGGCATGCGGTCATCGCGGCGCGGGATATCACGGCGTTCAAGCAGCAAGAGGAGCGCCTCAGCCGGCTCGCTTACTATGATGCGCTGACGGGCCTTCCGAACCGCCGGCTGTTCCAGGACCGCTTCATGCAGGCCCTGTACATGGCCAAGCGGTATCATCATAAACTCGCCGTGCTCTACCTCGACATGGATGATTTCAAGCAGGTGAACGATTCGTTCGGTCATGCTGCCGGTGACGAGCTGCTGATCCTGGCGGCCTCGCGGCTCTCCCACTCGATCCGGGAGCCCGACACCGTATGCCGTCTCGGCGGAGATGAATTCGTGCTGCTCCTGCAGCAGTTCGAGATCAAGGAGGATATCCTCAAGATCGGCAGGCGCATCGGCGATGCCCTGAGCCAGCCCTTCGACATCGGCGGCCGCGGCATCCGGATCTCCTCCTCCATCGGAGCTTCATTCTATCCGGATGACGGCAAGGACCTGGATACGCTCCTGAAGTGCGCGGATGCGGCGATGTACGCATCCAAACAGCGCGGCAAAAACCGGCTGGAACTCTTCTCAGAACCGTAA
- a CDS encoding DNA sulfur modification protein DndB, whose translation MDGLNLQMTIHPFCDRYGLATVPVEVKDLLNYTSIDPMVQRKLSGGQRRKIANYLQERELDRVFFGPVTLSLRDVSSLAKTEEGLFLRPGSKLSILDGQHRILALGYVNEQMLKESRSLERKVAAMKVKVRRSPEDTELASELELLEGQVEQLERRRLELMESELAVQIYIGLSEEEEKQLFGDINSKVQLVSKELGHSFDSIDPLNLVIQQAVDHNVFLKGAGVERRANLTAYNKNFTSFSWLYSTATMLFTGKMQPSYELARRIKQDPSQYIEILHQFYSALIPLMPEQPGLPQYSSSARAMQESIALYAHRYLFTDGKYTKNWTSCLSIFEGFDWTHENELLVERFGVLDNGKLNLIHEKSLRKHGKLVQLFQELKGEPVTEDEADEASA comes from the coding sequence ATGGACGGCTTAAACCTGCAAATGACCATCCATCCGTTCTGTGACCGTTACGGTCTCGCGACGGTGCCTGTGGAAGTCAAGGATCTGCTCAACTATACGTCGATCGACCCGATGGTGCAGCGCAAGCTCAGCGGGGGACAGCGCCGCAAGATCGCCAACTATCTCCAGGAGCGCGAGCTCGACCGGGTCTTCTTCGGCCCGGTAACGCTGAGCCTGCGCGACGTCAGCTCGCTGGCGAAGACCGAAGAGGGCCTCTTCCTGCGCCCGGGCTCGAAGCTCAGCATTCTCGACGGGCAGCACCGGATCCTGGCGCTCGGCTATGTGAACGAGCAGATGCTGAAGGAGTCGCGTTCCCTCGAGCGGAAGGTGGCGGCGATGAAAGTGAAGGTCCGCCGTTCGCCGGAGGATACCGAGCTCGCTTCGGAGCTGGAGCTTCTGGAGGGCCAGGTGGAGCAGCTCGAACGCCGCCGCCTGGAGCTGATGGAGAGCGAGCTTGCCGTGCAGATCTACATCGGGCTGAGCGAAGAGGAGGAGAAGCAGCTCTTCGGCGACATCAACTCGAAGGTGCAGCTGGTGAGCAAGGAGCTCGGCCACTCGTTCGACTCGATCGATCCGCTGAATCTCGTGATCCAGCAGGCGGTGGACCACAATGTCTTCCTGAAGGGGGCAGGCGTGGAGCGCCGTGCGAACCTGACGGCCTACAACAAGAACTTCACGTCGTTCTCCTGGCTGTACTCGACGGCGACCATGCTGTTCACGGGCAAAATGCAGCCTTCCTACGAGCTGGCCCGCCGGATCAAGCAGGACCCTTCGCAGTATATCGAGATTCTGCACCAGTTCTACTCGGCTCTGATTCCGCTGATGCCCGAGCAGCCGGGGCTGCCGCAGTACAGCTCCTCCGCCCGTGCCATGCAGGAGAGCATCGCGCTGTATGCGCACCGCTACCTCTTCACGGACGGCAAGTACACGAAGAACTGGACCTCGTGCCTCAGCATCTTCGAGGGCTTCGACTGGACGCACGAGAACGAGCTGCTCGTCGAGCGGTTCGGCGTGCTGGACAACGGCAAGCTGAATCTCATTCACGAGAAGTCGCTGCGCAAGCACGGCAAGCTCGTCCAGCTGTTCCAGGAGCTGAAGGGCGAACCGGTAACGGAAGACGAGGCGGACGAAGCTTCGGCATAA
- a CDS encoding ROK family transcriptional regulator has translation MAHTEQMTLEGRIAGRKHKDIFESIRRRGTVSKIELLDKSGLTGSTLTRTLEELTAQGLILEAGFGESTGGRRPILYEINPHYGYVFGLDLSRIHSRLILFDLRMNKLESRRWAMTEELTPALLLDRIAEAALEMLERHGIAHDKVLGLGIGAVGPLDRESGTLIDPLHFPSGGWANLSIAPYLEHRLGFPVLLENGANAALIGESWSDRERDYRHMLYIHAGVGLRSAMMTNGQVVYGAVDMEGSLGQMIVQSDGPRLWGQGNYGALESYASIPALEHQAQSLLKRGHDSLLARLEPDPERITFAHLQTALQENDPLTVELFTQAATFFGIGLANLLNILHPEKVILGGPLVSSYSGFFHTATRVAVQRTYYYPTYQVVFSHGSLGEEAIVTGSALLVVNRLTAP, from the coding sequence ATGGCACACACGGAACAAATGACGCTTGAAGGGCGGATCGCCGGCCGCAAGCACAAGGATATCTTCGAGAGCATCCGGCGCCGGGGAACGGTATCGAAGATCGAGCTTCTGGACAAAAGCGGCCTCACCGGCAGCACCCTGACCCGCACGCTCGAGGAGCTGACAGCCCAGGGGCTGATCCTCGAAGCGGGCTTCGGCGAATCCACGGGCGGCCGGCGGCCGATTCTCTACGAGATCAACCCGCACTACGGCTACGTCTTCGGGCTGGACCTCTCCCGCATTCATTCCCGGCTCATCCTCTTTGACCTGCGGATGAACAAGCTGGAGAGCAGGCGCTGGGCCATGACGGAGGAGCTCACGCCGGCCCTGCTCCTGGACCGCATCGCCGAGGCGGCGCTCGAGATGCTGGAGCGGCACGGCATCGCGCACGACAAGGTGCTCGGCCTTGGCATCGGCGCTGTCGGCCCCCTCGACCGCGAATCCGGCACGCTGATCGACCCGCTGCACTTCCCGTCGGGAGGCTGGGCGAATCTCAGCATCGCGCCGTATCTCGAGCACCGGCTCGGCTTTCCGGTGCTGCTCGAGAACGGCGCGAATGCCGCCCTGATCGGCGAATCGTGGTCCGACCGCGAGCGTGACTACCGGCATATGCTGTACATCCATGCCGGGGTAGGCCTGCGCTCGGCGATGATGACCAACGGCCAGGTCGTGTACGGCGCCGTCGATATGGAGGGGTCGCTCGGGCAGATGATCGTCCAGAGCGACGGCCCCCGCCTGTGGGGCCAGGGCAATTACGGGGCGCTGGAATCCTACGCTTCGATTCCCGCCCTGGAGCATCAGGCCCAGTCCCTGCTGAAGCGGGGACACGACAGCCTGCTCGCACGGCTTGAGCCGGATCCCGAGCGGATCACCTTCGCCCACCTGCAGACGGCGCTGCAGGAGAACGACCCTTTGACCGTGGAGCTGTTCACGCAGGCAGCCACCTTCTTCGGGATCGGACTCGCGAACCTGCTCAACATTCTCCACCCCGAGAAGGTCATTCTCGGCGGCCCTCTGGTCAGCAGCTATTCGGGCTTCTTCCATACGGCCACCCGCGTGGCCGTCCAGCGCACTTACTACTATCCTACCTATCAGGTCGTGTTCAGCCACGGCTCGCTCGGCGAGGAAGCGATCGTGACCGGCTCGGCCCTGCTCGTGGTGAACCGGCTGACCGCCCCTTAA
- a CDS encoding GerMN domain-containing protein gives MKPYRWTRIAAAAGIVALLTSGCSLLESKDQSLQIDPPQTTGTDAVPTSAKAASTAIANPMQITIYAKDEKGFVAPIALQIEKTESAARKALEYMVDGGAVQGQLPAGFTSLLPKGTEIRGIDINKEQKLATVDFSKMFTDYNLADERKILEGLTWTLTNFPSVEKVQIRVEGKALTEMPVGETPLDEPLTRALGINLEKPDQVEYGQTTPVTLYFLNQNQEEFTYYVPVTRLIQRTDQVDEAVIEQLIAGPDQKKGLTAVLPGAQLLKVSRADDVITVNFTETMLGADKKAPAEALKAVVLSLTENAGAGSKVQILVNGEAKVAATDNQSYAKPVSRPAAVNQLKL, from the coding sequence ATGAAACCCTACCGCTGGACCCGGATCGCCGCCGCCGCCGGCATTGTCGCCCTGCTGACTTCCGGCTGTTCGCTGCTTGAATCCAAAGACCAATCCCTGCAGATCGATCCTCCCCAGACGACCGGAACGGACGCAGTGCCGACAAGCGCCAAGGCGGCGTCGACGGCGATAGCCAATCCGATGCAGATCACGATCTATGCCAAGGACGAGAAAGGCTTCGTCGCACCGATCGCCCTGCAGATCGAGAAGACCGAGAGTGCGGCCCGCAAGGCGCTGGAGTACATGGTGGACGGGGGAGCGGTGCAGGGGCAGCTGCCGGCCGGCTTCACAAGCCTGCTCCCGAAGGGGACCGAGATCCGCGGCATCGACATCAACAAGGAACAAAAACTTGCTACTGTTGATTTCTCCAAAATGTTCACGGATTATAACCTGGCGGACGAACGGAAAATCCTGGAGGGCCTGACCTGGACGCTGACGAATTTCCCTTCGGTCGAGAAGGTGCAGATCCGCGTGGAGGGTAAGGCGCTGACCGAGATGCCGGTAGGGGAGACGCCGCTCGACGAACCCCTGACCCGGGCGCTCGGCATCAACCTCGAGAAGCCGGACCAGGTGGAGTACGGCCAGACGACGCCGGTGACGCTCTACTTCCTGAACCAGAACCAGGAGGAGTTCACGTATTACGTGCCCGTTACCCGGCTGATCCAGCGGACCGACCAGGTGGACGAGGCCGTGATCGAGCAGCTGATCGCCGGGCCCGACCAGAAGAAGGGTCTGACGGCGGTGCTTCCGGGGGCGCAGCTGCTTAAGGTCAGCCGGGCGGACGACGTCATCACCGTCAACTTCACGGAGACCATGCTCGGGGCGGACAAGAAGGCGCCGGCCGAAGCGCTCAAGGCGGTCGTGCTCTCGCTCACGGAGAATGCCGGCGCCGGATCGAAGGTCCAGATCCTCGTGAACGGCGAAGCCAAGGTCGCCGCAACCGACAACCAAAGCTACGCGAAGCCGGTTAGCCGTCCGGCGGCCGTCAACCAGCTGAAACTCTAG
- a CDS encoding DGQHR domain-containing protein — protein MDQISSLSELLAEQKASSYIEIPGVKSRTFGQTTLSTTLPMSKLFAIYEVDLEVQRAIVPQNLSKMMDYIMLYLDHGQGIYFPGIILSARGAGEYDNSAKVYRLQAIEKLYVVDGQHRLAAFRRLMETLQSAMARAKDRREYDRMEEISAKLSKLYSFPMSTMIYLDINARQERQLFSDINKLPRKIGGNLAVLREQRRFYHVLASRLAEEAPVMKRIPVDMFTERGKGPEYLFSYHLLIEVLIGLFEGRLKSAARNNGYYFEEKEIEEHLKLASLYFESLLKYLPEPEKGELCWSENLQIALAMFFHDEVTKTGTFNKYALDHALKILPHIDWNAIYTGDEKDRLPRRSRIMKAYQFVRDFYDEHHLFLIRSDNDPYESGSEEDAS, from the coding sequence ATGGATCAAATTTCATCTCTGTCGGAACTGCTGGCAGAGCAGAAAGCGTCATCTTATATAGAAATTCCCGGCGTGAAATCGCGCACGTTCGGACAAACGACGCTTTCCACCACGCTTCCCATGAGCAAGCTGTTTGCCATTTACGAGGTGGACTTGGAAGTACAGCGCGCGATCGTCCCTCAGAACCTCTCGAAGATGATGGACTACATCATGCTCTATCTGGACCACGGGCAGGGCATCTACTTCCCGGGCATCATCCTGTCGGCCCGCGGAGCCGGCGAGTATGACAACTCGGCCAAGGTATACCGCCTGCAGGCGATCGAGAAGCTCTACGTCGTGGACGGACAGCACCGTCTGGCCGCCTTCCGCCGCCTGATGGAGACGCTGCAGAGCGCCATGGCGCGGGCCAAGGACCGGCGTGAATACGACCGGATGGAAGAGATCAGCGCGAAGCTCAGCAAGCTGTACTCTTTCCCGATGTCGACGATGATCTATCTCGATATCAACGCCCGCCAGGAGCGGCAGCTCTTCTCCGATATCAACAAGCTTCCGCGCAAGATCGGCGGCAACCTGGCCGTGCTCCGCGAGCAGCGCCGGTTCTACCATGTGCTCGCTTCGCGTCTGGCTGAAGAGGCGCCGGTCATGAAGCGCATTCCGGTTGACATGTTCACCGAGCGGGGCAAGGGGCCGGAGTATCTGTTCTCCTACCATCTCTTGATTGAAGTGCTCATCGGCCTGTTCGAAGGGCGCCTGAAGTCCGCCGCCCGCAACAACGGCTACTACTTCGAGGAGAAAGAGATCGAGGAGCACCTGAAGCTCGCTTCCCTGTATTTCGAAAGCCTGCTGAAGTACCTGCCGGAGCCGGAGAAAGGCGAGCTGTGCTGGTCCGAGAACCTGCAGATCGCCCTCGCCATGTTCTTCCACGACGAAGTGACGAAGACCGGCACGTTCAACAAATATGCGCTGGATCATGCGCTCAAAATTCTGCCGCACATCGATTGGAATGCAATCTACACCGGCGATGAGAAGGACCGTCTGCCAAGACGCTCCCGGATCATGAAGGCGTATCAGTTCGTCCGTGACTTCTACGACGAGCATCATCTGTTCCTGATCCGCTCCGATAATGATCCTTACGAATCCGGTTCCGAGGAGGATGCCAGCTAA